From Lentimicrobiaceae bacterium, a single genomic window includes:
- the mnmD gene encoding tRNA (5-methylaminomethyl-2-thiouridine)(34)-methyltransferase MnmD, with amino-acid sequence MQQIRLEVTEDGSHTLFSPESGEHYHSIHGAKQESEHVFLQTGFEMAARFNHQIRLLEIGFGTGLNCLLTLRRASELKLPVEYHGIEPFPVAIELCQNLNYCDNPEFSIFTAQFHHMHSVAAGLKVALGQDFYLLKINHELQQADLAPDFYNLVYFDAFSPESAPDLWQLSVFEKVRNSMQTGGVLVTYCAKGAVRRFMQQSGFRVERLPGPPGKREMLRATAI; translated from the coding sequence GTGCAGCAAATAAGACTTGAAGTTACCGAGGATGGTTCACACACGCTTTTTAGTCCTGAATCAGGCGAGCATTACCATTCAATTCATGGAGCGAAACAGGAGTCTGAACATGTATTTTTGCAAACCGGTTTTGAAATGGCAGCCCGTTTTAATCACCAAATCCGTTTGCTTGAAATAGGCTTTGGCACTGGTCTTAACTGCCTGCTTACGCTCAGGCGGGCATCAGAACTTAAACTTCCGGTTGAGTATCATGGTATAGAGCCATTTCCTGTTGCAATTGAGCTCTGCCAAAATCTTAATTATTGTGATAATCCTGAGTTCTCAATTTTTACTGCGCAATTTCATCACATGCATTCTGTTGCTGCTGGTTTGAAAGTGGCTCTTGGTCAGGATTTTTATTTGCTAAAGATAAATCATGAACTACAGCAAGCTGATTTAGCACCTGATTTTTATAATCTGGTTTATTTCGATGCCTTTTCTCCTGAGTCGGCGCCTGATTTATGGCAGCTTTCTGTTTTTGAAAAGGTTAGAAACAGTATGCAAACAGGTGGAGTACTGGTAACTTATTGTGCAAAAGGGGCTGTCAGACGGTTTATGCAGCAATCGGGTTTTCGGGTTGAACGATTGCCTGGCCCTCCAGGGAAACGTGAAATGCTCAGGGCAACGGCTATTTAG
- a CDS encoding 3'-5' exonuclease, which translates to MLEQIKNENVLFLDIETVSQYPEYNEMPDRFKKLWDHKAAKIAQKETDTPAEVYEKAGIYAEFGKIICISVGYLNGEQIRIKSFFSENEAELLSAFAGLLNARYYKPEFQLCAHNGKEFDFPYIARRMLINGIKIPVILDTAGRKPWEVQHLDTMELWKFGDYKNYTSLALLTAVFDIPTPKDDIDGSQVGHVFWKENNLERIVEYCQKDVIAIIQLFLRYKGQALISDHNIIIA; encoded by the coding sequence ATGCTGGAGCAGATAAAAAATGAGAATGTATTATTTCTGGATATAGAAACCGTATCACAATATCCTGAATATAACGAAATGCCTGACAGATTTAAAAAACTGTGGGACCATAAAGCTGCCAAAATTGCGCAAAAAGAAACCGACACACCTGCTGAGGTTTATGAAAAAGCAGGAATTTATGCTGAGTTCGGAAAAATCATTTGCATATCGGTTGGCTATCTTAACGGGGAACAAATACGGATAAAATCATTTTTCAGTGAAAATGAGGCAGAATTACTTTCAGCATTTGCCGGACTGCTAAACGCCCGTTACTACAAACCCGAATTTCAGCTTTGCGCACACAACGGCAAAGAGTTCGACTTTCCATATATTGCCCGGCGAATGCTTATCAATGGTATTAAAATTCCGGTTATTCTGGATACTGCCGGACGTAAACCATGGGAAGTACAGCATCTTGACACAATGGAACTATGGAAATTCGGCGATTATAAAAACTACACTTCACTGGCTCTGCTTACCGCTGTTTTTGATATTCCCACGCCCAAAGATGATATTGACGGCAGTCAGGTCGGCCATGTTTTCTGGAAAGAAAACAACCTTGAAAGAATAGTTGAATATTGTCAAAAAGATGTAATCGCTATCATTCAGCTTTTTCTCAGGTACAAGGGTCAGGCTTTAATTTCTGACCACAATATCATTATTGCCTGA
- a CDS encoding FKBP-type peptidyl-prolyl cis-trans isomerase: MKTQISTLLLAFAFIVTGFNVQAQKSKKQKNDQAKPCEQTQALILKTKQDTISYLIGRDIGSNMRTNEIAVTPEVMLAGLKDGLNSIDSVFSPEVTEQIMVQFQQEMMQRNQQKTAAASAEVKAEGLAFLAENKLKEGVIELPSGLQYKVIKEGEGENPTAEDVVEVHYTGKLLDGTVFDSSVERGETIKFPLNGVIPGWTEGVQLMKPGAKYEFYIPSQLAYGDKGAGPIPGGATLIFEVELISIEKK, translated from the coding sequence ATGAAAACCCAAATCAGCACCTTACTTTTAGCTTTTGCTTTTATTGTTACCGGATTTAATGTTCAGGCTCAAAAAAGCAAAAAACAGAAAAACGATCAGGCTAAACCCTGCGAACAAACCCAGGCTCTTATTTTAAAAACCAAACAGGATACTATCAGCTACCTTATTGGAAGAGATATCGGAAGCAATATGCGGACCAATGAAATAGCCGTAACTCCTGAAGTTATGCTTGCCGGATTGAAAGACGGACTGAACAGCATTGACAGTGTATTCAGCCCCGAAGTAACCGAACAGATTATGGTTCAGTTTCAACAGGAGATGATGCAACGCAATCAGCAAAAAACAGCTGCTGCTTCTGCAGAAGTAAAAGCCGAAGGCCTTGCTTTTCTTGCTGAAAACAAACTAAAAGAAGGGGTTATTGAATTGCCAAGCGGGCTTCAGTATAAAGTGATAAAGGAAGGTGAAGGGGAAAACCCCACAGCTGAAGATGTGGTTGAAGTACACTATACTGGCAAGCTGCTCGACGGCACTGTATTCGATTCATCTGTTGAGCGCGGTGAAACTATAAAATTCCCGTTAAATGGTGTTATTCCAGGCTGGACAGAAGGCGTTCAGCTAATGAAACCCGGAGCAAAATACGAATTTTACATTCCTTCGCAGCTGGCATATGGAGACAAAGGCGCCGGCCCTATACCCGGAGGAGCCACATTAATTTTCGAAGTCGAGCTTATTTCAATTGAGAAAAAATAA